The following DNA comes from Bdellovibrionales bacterium.
GGTTCCGGAGCACGAACCGAACCCCGGCGCCGAACTGCACGAGGCCGCAAAGGCTTGTGGGAAAAGACTACTAAAAATAGGAGTGTCCTGAGGAGCTAAACGCTTAAAGGTTTTCCTCACACCCTCTTTAAATTGAAGTTCGTTGGTAGCGAGAGTTCCTGAGGACTGACCGGCCTCGTCCACAGACGCCATAACGTCGCCGATTTGTTGTCCCACTTCCTGATTATCAACGGCATCTTCGTCTTTGCTACATGCGAGCAGAAGGCCGCTCGAGATCAATGCGATAGAGATTAATTTGAGTAAATTCATGGCTCCTCCTGAGTCGTTCAATTCCGAAAAACATTTCGGCACCCCATATTTTCTCAAAAGGGAGGAGGATCGGCAACGGAAGTGCCATAAAAATTATTAGCTCAAACTTAAGCGACAAGGGCTATGACCTAGGTCTTATTTTTGGACGTCTAAAAAAGAGAAGGATCCATCACGAGTGTTTGGATCCTTTATTCATAATTACAAGAGGAGTGGAATTACTTTTTAGCTGCAGCTGAAGAGATGGCAGTGGCGATGCGGCCCACTTTGCGAGAGGCTGTGCTCGCGTGAATGATTCCTTTTTGTGCTGCTTTTGCGATCTTAGAAGAAAAATCTCTGTAGAGTTCTTCGATTTTATCTGCAGCTCCAGAGGACATTGCTTCTCTGAGTTTTCTTTCGCTCGTGCGAACAGCTTTTTTAGTTTGTTGATTGCGATCACGTCTTACGATTGCTTGACGAGCTTGTTTTTCTGCTGACTTAATATTTGCCAAGGTAATT
Coding sequences within:
- the rpsT gene encoding 30S ribosomal protein S20: MANIKSAEKQARQAIVRRDRNQQTKKAVRTSERKLREAMSSGAADKIEELYRDFSSKIAKAAQKGIIHASTASRKVGRIATAISSAAAKK